Proteins encoded together in one Streptomyces sp. TLI_171 window:
- the mshC gene encoding cysteine--1-D-myo-inosityl 2-amino-2-deoxy-alpha-D-glucopyranoside ligase — protein MHAWPASEVPALPGQGLPLRIYDTATSSVREVVPTGPTARLYVCGITPYDATHLGHAATYNTFDLIQRVWKDAGHDVLYVQNVTDVDDPLLERAEATGQDWTELAERETALFREDMTALRMLPPAHYIGAVESIPWIVPLVQQLLASGAAYELDGDIYFSVESDPTFGEVSGLTREQMLPVFAERGGDPERPGKKNPLDALLWLAARPGEPAWDTELGHGRPGWHIECVAIALKFLGMDFDINGGGSDLSFPHHEMGAAHAQVALGEHPYARAYVHAGMVALDGQKMSKSRGNLVFVSALRRDGIDPAAIRLALLAHHYRSDWEWTAADLDGALTRLATWRDAVSRPDGPSAAGLLAEVRAALADDLDTPAALAAMDRWAAAAHTEGGDDTGAPGLASRTVDALLGVAL, from the coding sequence ATGCATGCCTGGCCCGCCTCCGAGGTTCCCGCCCTGCCCGGTCAGGGGCTTCCCCTGCGCATTTACGACACCGCCACGAGCAGTGTCCGAGAAGTCGTGCCCACCGGCCCGACCGCCCGGCTCTACGTCTGCGGCATCACCCCCTACGACGCGACCCACCTGGGCCACGCAGCCACCTACAACACCTTCGACCTGATCCAGCGGGTCTGGAAGGACGCCGGCCACGACGTCCTCTACGTCCAGAACGTCACCGACGTCGACGACCCGCTGCTGGAGCGCGCCGAGGCCACCGGTCAGGACTGGACCGAGCTCGCCGAGCGCGAGACCGCCCTGTTCCGCGAGGACATGACCGCGCTGCGGATGCTCCCGCCCGCGCACTACATCGGCGCCGTCGAGTCCATCCCGTGGATCGTCCCGCTGGTCCAGCAACTGCTCGCCTCCGGCGCCGCGTACGAGCTCGACGGCGACATCTACTTCTCCGTCGAGTCCGACCCGACCTTCGGCGAGGTCTCCGGCCTCACCCGCGAGCAGATGCTCCCGGTCTTCGCCGAGCGCGGCGGCGACCCCGAGCGGCCCGGCAAGAAGAACCCGCTGGACGCGCTGCTCTGGCTCGCCGCCCGGCCCGGCGAACCCGCCTGGGACACCGAGCTCGGCCACGGCCGGCCCGGCTGGCACATCGAGTGCGTCGCCATCGCGCTGAAGTTCCTCGGCATGGACTTCGACATCAACGGCGGCGGCAGCGACCTGTCCTTCCCGCACCACGAGATGGGCGCCGCGCACGCCCAGGTCGCCCTCGGCGAGCACCCGTACGCCCGCGCGTACGTGCACGCCGGCATGGTCGCCCTGGACGGCCAGAAGATGTCCAAGTCGCGCGGCAACCTGGTCTTCGTCTCCGCGCTGCGCCGCGACGGCATCGACCCGGCCGCGATCCGGCTCGCCCTGCTCGCCCACCACTACCGCAGCGACTGGGAGTGGACCGCCGCCGACCTCGACGGCGCCCTCACCCGCCTCGCCACCTGGCGCGACGCGGTCTCCCGCCCCGACGGTCCGTCGGCCGCCGGGCTGCTCGCCGAGGTCCGCGCGGCCCTCGCCGACGACCTCGACACCCCGGCCGCCCTCGCCGCGATGGACCGCTGGGCGGCCGCCGCCCACACCGAGGGCGGCGACGACACCGGCGCCCCGGGCCTGGCCTCCCGCACCGTCGACGCCCTGCTGGGCGTGGCCCTCTAG
- a CDS encoding PAC2 family protein, with the protein MIELEDLPELIDPVMICAFEGWNDAGDAASAALGHLDETWGGKVFAALDAEDYYDFQVNRPTIWLDGGVRRITWPTTRLSVVRVTEPKPRDLVLVRGIEPSMRWRSYCNEILGFAHELGVELVVILGALLGDTPHTRPVPVSGVTSDPAVARSLDLEESRYEGPTGIVGVLQEACAHAGVPAVTFWAAVPHYVSQPPNPKATLALINKVEDLLDLRIPPGELAEDSRAWQLGVDQLAAEDSEVAEYVQQLEEAQDTAELPEASGDAIAREFERYLRRRENQGPKGEKPITGHATERPKDEDDE; encoded by the coding sequence GTGATCGAGCTGGAAGACCTTCCCGAGTTGATCGATCCGGTGATGATCTGCGCCTTCGAAGGCTGGAACGACGCCGGCGATGCGGCCTCCGCCGCGCTCGGGCACCTCGACGAGACCTGGGGCGGCAAGGTGTTCGCCGCGCTCGACGCCGAGGACTACTACGACTTCCAGGTCAACCGGCCCACCATCTGGCTCGACGGCGGCGTGCGCCGGATCACCTGGCCCACCACCCGGCTCTCCGTCGTCCGCGTCACCGAGCCCAAGCCCCGGGACCTGGTGCTCGTCCGCGGCATCGAGCCCAGCATGCGCTGGCGCTCCTACTGCAACGAGATCCTCGGCTTCGCCCACGAGCTGGGCGTCGAACTCGTGGTGATCCTCGGCGCGCTGCTCGGCGACACCCCGCACACCCGCCCCGTCCCGGTCTCCGGCGTCACCTCCGACCCGGCGGTGGCCCGCTCGCTCGACCTCGAGGAGAGCCGCTACGAGGGTCCCACCGGCATCGTCGGCGTCCTCCAGGAGGCCTGCGCGCACGCCGGCGTCCCGGCCGTGACCTTCTGGGCGGCCGTGCCGCACTACGTCTCGCAGCCGCCCAACCCCAAGGCCACCCTCGCCCTCATCAACAAGGTCGAGGACCTGCTCGACCTGCGGATCCCCCCGGGCGAGCTCGCCGAGGACTCCCGCGCCTGGCAGCTCGGGGTCGACCAGCTCGCCGCGGAGGACTCCGAAGTCGCCGAGTACGTCCAGCAGTTGGAGGAGGCCCAGGACACCGCCGAGCTCCCGGAGGCGTCCGGCGACGCGATCGCCCGCGAGTTCGAGCGCTACCTGCGCCGCCGCGAGAACCAGGGCCCCAAGGGCGAGAAGCCCATCACGGGGCACGCGACCGAACGCCCCAAGGACGAGGACGACGAGTAG